One segment of Tenrec ecaudatus isolate mTenEca1 chromosome 1, mTenEca1.hap1, whole genome shotgun sequence DNA contains the following:
- the ORC1 gene encoding origin recognition complex subunit 1, translating into MAHCNTRLKTRQTYSWVGRPLYDRKLHSQVYREMCLKMEASSTQVHIQVGQFVLIEGSDDENPYVAKLVQLFEDGSKPHSKKRARVQWCVRFSEVPEGKRHLLGREPAPQEIFWYDYPACDGNINVETIIGPVRVVALALDDVIPADLKYRKTFFVKLSWNEKKFSPLSAEVFAGLDTLQESSPRFQKSVGAKMKSEHSHPWATAEHADKRIESRHQASKSCQSAIRSLTPRARKRLELNGVSLTAHRRTPQQNAQASAEKTKWKAATSEITSPCKQPQLEGSQAWPVYKVTPYRKDNQKSSPGGHMTLRPRSQALKATEIGEEMKLYPIRGQQKSLVILTPEKLQKREAEEPGAPGAAARSPGRVCRKSSALTLSRIRQQLRLLGDGRNDEDDEASLQTSDTSDSSSEEEEAPSTPRRRLPARSSFQTPSKTPKKTPTCRTPRQATPQIRSRSLAAQEPANVLEEARLRLHVSAVPQSLPCREQEFQDIYHFVESKLLDHTGGCMYISGVPGTGKTATVHEVIRCLQLAAEAKEVPPFQYVEVNGMKLTEPHQIYVQILQHLTGKKASATHAAELLAKRFCTPGSSPETTVLLVDELDLLWTQKQDVLYNLFDWPTHKEAQLVVLTIANTMDLPERIMMKRVASRLGLTRMSFQPYTHGQLQQILTSRLKHVKAFEGDAIQLVARKVAALSGDARRCLDICRRATEICEFAQQKPGSPGLVTVANLMEAVEEMFSSSYITAIRNCSVLEQCFLRAILAEFRRSGLEEATFKQVYRQHVTLCSVEGLPYPTVSETMAVCARLGSCRLLLVEPSRNDLLLRVRLNVSPNDVVFALKGA; encoded by the exons ATGGCACACTGCAACACCAGACTGAAGACCAGACAAACCTACTCATGGGTTGGCAGGCCACTGTATGATCGAAAATTACACAGCCAGGTCTACAG agaaatgtgcttgaaaatggAAGCTTCTTCGACTCAGGTTCATATCCAAGTTGGACAATTTGTGCTAATTGAAGGCAGTGATGATGAAAACCCATACGTTGCTAAATTGGTTCAGTTGTTTGAAGATG GTTCTAAGCCGCATTCCAAGAAGCGTGCCCGAGTGCAGTGGTGTGTCCGGTTCTCCGAAGTTCCGGAAGGGAAGCGGCACTTGTTGGGCCGCGAGCCTGCCCCACAGGAGATCTTCTGGTATGATTATCCCGCCTGTGACGGCAACATCAACGTGGAGACCATCATCGGCCCCGTGCGGGTAG TAGCTTTAGCCTTGGATGACGTGATACCTGCGGATTTGAAGTATAGAAAGACATTCTTTGTGAAACTGTCCTGGAACGAAAAGAAGTTCAGCCCTCTATCTGCAGAAGTATTTGCAGGGTTGGACACGCTCCAGGAAAGCAGCCCCAGGTTCCAGAAGTCTGTGGGCGCCAAGATGAAGAGCGAGCACAGCCACCCCTGGGCCACAGCAGAGCATGCGGACAAGAGGATTGAGTCCAGGCACCAGGCCTCAAAATCTTGCCAGAGTGCCATCCGGTCTCTCACTCCACGAGCACGCAAGAGGCTGGAGCTGAACG GCGTCTCTCTGACAGCGCACAGGAGGACTCCCCAGCAGAATGCACAGGCCTCTGCAGAGAAAACCAAGTGGAAAGCAGCCACCTCTGAGATCACCTCACCTTGTAAGCAGCCTCAGCTTGAAGGGTCTCAGGCCTGGCCTGTATATAAGGTCACCCCTTATCGCAAGGACAACCAGAAGTCATCGCCTGGAGGTCACATGACACTGAGACCCCGAAGCCAAGCTCTGAAAGCCACCGAGATTGGTGAAGAGATGAAACTGTATCCTATCAGAGGGCAGCAGAAGTCCTTGGTGATTCTGACGCCGGAAAAACTCCAAAAGAG GGAGGCCGAGGAACCAGGAGCCCCAGGTGCAGCTGCGCGCAGCCCTGGTCGTGTCTGCAGAAAGAGCTCCGCCTTGACTCTGAGTCGGATTAGGCAACAGCTTCG GCTTTTAGGTGATGGTAGGAACGATGAAGACGATGAAGCGAGTCTGCAGACCTCCGACACGTCAGACTCCagcagtgaggaggaggaagcaccCTCCACGCCGCGCCGACGATTGCCCGCGAGGTCATCCTTTCAGACTCCCTCCAAGACCCCAAAGAAAACC CCTACGTGTCGAACGCCACGCCAGGCCACGCCCCAGATCCGcagccgaagcctggctgcccaGGAGCCGGCCAACGTGTTGGAGGAGGCCCGGCTGAG GCTGCACGTTTCTGCCGTGCCTCAGTCCCTCCCCTGTCGGGAACAGGAATTCCAAGACATCTACCACTTTGTGGAAAGCAAGCTCCTGGACCACACTGGAGG GTGCATGTATATCTCCGGGGTCCCGGGGACCGGGAAGACGGCCACCGTGCATGAGGTGATACGCTGCCTGCAGCTGGCAGCTGAAGCAAAGGAGGTCCCACCCTTCCAGTATGTGGAGGTCAACGGCATGAAGCTGACGGAGCCCCACCAAATCTACGTGCAAATCTTGCAG CACCTGACGGGCAAAAAGGCATCAGCCACCCATGCGGCGGAGCTGCTGGCAAAGCGATTCTGCACCCCAGGCTCCTCTCCAGAGACCACCGTGCTGCTGGTGGATGAG CTCGACCTCCTGTGGACTCAGAAACAAGACGTGCTGTACAATCTGTTTGACTGGCCCACTCACAAGGAGGCCCAGCTGGTGGTCCTGACCATCGCCAACACGATGGACCTGCCGGAGCGAATCATGATGAAACGGGTGGCGAGCCGACTG GGCCTCACCAGGATGTCCTTCCAGCCCTACACTCACGGGCAGCTGCAGCAGATCCTGACGTCCAGACTCAAACACGTAAAGGCCTTTGAGGGTGATGCCATCCAGCTGGTAGCCAGGAAG GTCGCAGCCCTCTCTGGAGATGCCCGCCGCTGCCTGGACATCTGTAGGAGAGCCACTGAGATCTGCGAGTTCGCCCAGCAGAAGCCCGGCTCCCCCGGTCTGGTCACTGTGGCCAACCTGATGGAAGCTGTGGAGGAGATGTTTTCATCGTCATACATCACTGCCATCAG AAACTGCTCGGTTTTGGAGCAGTGTTTCCTGAGAGCCATCCTTGCAGAGTTCCGGCGATCCGGTCTGGAGGAGGCAACGTTTAAGCAG GTGTACAGGCAGCACGTCACTCTGTGTAGCGTggaagggctgccctaccctactgTGTCCGAGACCATGGCCGTGTGCGCGCGCCTAGGCTCCTGCCGCCTCCTCCTCGTGGAGCCCAGCAGGAACGACCTGCTGCTCCGCGTGCGCCTCAACGTCAGCCCGAACGACGTCGTGTTCGCGCTGAAGGGAGCCTAG